From Phragmites australis chromosome 5, lpPhrAust1.1, whole genome shotgun sequence, a single genomic window includes:
- the LOC133919881 gene encoding uncharacterized protein LOC133919881 isoform X2, which produces MAAALSALPRAAARLALRGGCRPPFRALCAAAPSPAPRRLVLYTKPGCCLCDGLKEKLRAASLLTGTPYSLASLELQASKRGTSRRIRSGSGCTSTRSRCSPRCFPTAPRKYFPDYRPV; this is translated from the exons ATGGCGGCGGCGCTATCCGCGCTCCCGCGCGCCGCTGCGCGCCTCGCGCTGCGTGGCGGCTGCCGGCCTCCCTTCCGCGCCCTATGCGCCGCCGCGCCGTCTCCGGCGCCGCGGAGGCTGGTGCTGTACACCAAGCCCGGGTGCTGCCTCTGTGACGGCCTCAAGGAGAAGCtccgcgccgcctccctgcTCACCGGCACTCCGTACTCCCTCGCGTCCCTCGAGCTCCAGGCAAGCAA GAGAGGGACATCACGACGAATCCGGAGTGGGAGCGGCTGTACCAGTACGAGATCCCGGTGCTCGCCAAGGTGCTTCCCGACGGCACCGAG GAAGTACTTCCCAGATTATCGCCCCGTCTAA
- the LOC133919881 gene encoding uncharacterized protein LOC133919881 isoform X1 — MAAALSALPRAAARLALRGGCRPPFRALCAAAPSPAPRRLVLYTKPGCCLCDGLKEKLRAASLLTGTPYSLASLELQERDITTNPEWERLYQYEIPVLAKVLPDGTEEVLPRLSPRLSVELVQKKIYSALDE, encoded by the exons ATGGCGGCGGCGCTATCCGCGCTCCCGCGCGCCGCTGCGCGCCTCGCGCTGCGTGGCGGCTGCCGGCCTCCCTTCCGCGCCCTATGCGCCGCCGCGCCGTCTCCGGCGCCGCGGAGGCTGGTGCTGTACACCAAGCCCGGGTGCTGCCTCTGTGACGGCCTCAAGGAGAAGCtccgcgccgcctccctgcTCACCGGCACTCCGTACTCCCTCGCGTCCCTCGAGCTCCAG GAGAGGGACATCACGACGAATCCGGAGTGGGAGCGGCTGTACCAGTACGAGATCCCGGTGCTCGCCAAGGTGCTTCCCGACGGCACCGAG GAAGTACTTCCCAGATTATCGCCCCGTCTAAGTGTGGAGTTGGTACAGAAGAAAATATATTCTGCGCTTGATGAGTAA
- the LOC133919880 gene encoding transmembrane emp24 domain-containing protein p24delta3-like: MAAALALSVAAAALAVASLRAEAVWLDVPQSGTKCVSEEIQSNVVVLADYSLMYESHPYSHPTIAVKVTSPYGNTLHHNENATLGQFAFTTTETGNYLACFWIDSTEKGSGISVNLDWKIGIATKDWDAIAKKEKIEGVELELQKLEVAVEAIHQNLIYLKAREAEMRTVSEKTNARVAWFSILSLGVCIAVSVLQLWHLQGYFRKKKLI; encoded by the exons ATGGCAGCGGCGCTGGCCCTCTCGGTGGCTGCGGCGGCGCTCGCCGTCGCGTCGCTCCGCGCGGAGGCGGTGTGGCTGGACGTGCCGCAGTCGGGGACCAAGTGCGTGTCGGAGGAGATCCAGTCCAACGTGGTGGTGCTCGCCGACTACTCCCTCATGTACGAGTCCCACCCCTATTCCCACCCCACCATCGCCGTCAAG GTTACTTCACCATATGGGAACACCTTACATCATAATGAGAATGCTACACTTGGTCAATTTGCATTCACAACAACAGAAACTGGAAACTACCTTGCATGCTTCTGGATAGATAGCACAGAGAAAGGATCAGGGATATCTGTAAATCTTGATTGGAAGATCGGGATTGCAACAAAGGACTGGGATGCTATtgctaaaaaggaaaaaattgaG ggTGTAGAGTTAGAGCTTCAGAAACTTGAAGTGGCAGTGGAGGCCATTCATCAGAACTTGATATACCTCAAAGCAAG GGAAGCAGAGATGCGAACTGTGAGCGAGAAAACAAACGCTAGAGTTGCCTGGTTCAGTATTTTGTCGCTAGGCGTCTGCATTGCGGTATCAGTTTTGCAGTTGTGGCACCTTCAAGGGTATTtcaggaagaagaagctcattTAA
- the LOC133917729 gene encoding WAT1-related protein At1g44800-like, with translation MGVGKVLSDVKPYLAMILLQVGFAGMYVVAVASLKRGMSHFVLVVYRNLVATAVMAPFALWFERNVRPKMTFTIFLKIIGLALLEPVLDQNLYYMGANLTSAGFASALINILPAVTFVMALVLRMEKVRLRSVHSQAKIVGTLCTVAGAVLMILYHGPVVQFPWSRGQHHDSTGAGGQGAGWLNGTILIVVACVCWSSFFVLQSNTLQSYPAELSLTTLICLTGSLMSGAVALVAERGNTKAWVIGFDTRLFTAVYAGIVCSGVAYYVQGLVSRQRGPVFVTAFNPLCMIITAVMGSIILKEEITLGSVIGAVIIVAGLYALIWGMSKDHVKQVADVSAGGSKGAATEQLPITSVQPNGNGKHDLGNGRGHVFDVETPADNGHY, from the exons ATGGGTGTGGGAAAAGTTTTGAGCGATGTGAAGCCGTACCTGGCTATGATCCTGCTGCAGGTAGGGTTCGCGGGGATGTACGTGGTCGCCGTGGCCTCCCTCAAGCGCGGGATGAGCCACTTCGTGCTCGTCGTGTACCGTAACCTCGTCGCCACCGCCGTCATGGCGCCCTTCGCTCTTTGGTTCGAGAG GAACGTGAGGCCAAAGATGACCTTCACCATCTTCTTGAAGATAATTGGGCTCGCCTTACTTGA ACCTGTGCTTGACCAGAACCTGTACTACATGGGCGCCAACCTGACCTCCGCCGGCTTCGCGTCGGCGCTGATCAACATACTCCCCGCCGTCACCTTCGTCATGGCCCTCGTCCTGCGGATGGAGAAGGTGCGTCTGCGGAGCGTGCACAGCCAGGCGAAGATCGTCGGCACGCTCTGcaccgtcgccggcgcggtgctCATGATCCTGTACCACGGCCCCGTGGTGCAGTTCCCCTGGTCCAGGGGCCAGCACCACGACagcaccggcgccggcggccagGGCGCCGGGTGGCTCAACGGGACTATCCTGATTGTCGTCGCCTGCGTCTGCTGGTCCAGCTTCTTCGTGCTTCAGTCCAACACGCTGCAGAGCTACCCCGCGGAGCTGTCGCTGACGACGCTCATCTGCCTGACGGGCTCGCTGATGAGCGGCGCCGTCGCGCTCGTCGCGGAGCGCGGCAACACCAAGGCGTGGGTCATCGGCTTCGACACCCGCCTCTTCACCGCCGTCTACGCC GGCATAGTGTGCTCCGGCGTTGCCTACTACGTGCAGGGTCTCGTGTCGAGGCAGCGAGGCCCGGTTTTCGTCACAGCCTTCAACCCTCTCTGCATGATCATAACTGCCGTTATGGGCTCCATCATACTCAAAGAAGAGATCACTCTTGGAAG TGTGATTGGCGCAGTGATCATCGTTGCAGGCCTGTACGCGCTCATCTGGGGCATGAGCAAGGACCACGTCAAACAGGTCGCCGACGTCTCAGCTGGCGGTTCCAAGGGCGCAGCGACCGAGCAGCTGCCCATCACCTCGGTGCAGCCCAACGGCAACGGCAAGCACGACCTCGGCAACGGCCGCGGCCACGTCTTCGACGTCGAGACGCCGGCGGACAACGGCCACTACTAG